A window of uncultured Gellertiella sp. genomic DNA:
CGGGCGGCAAACAGCGGCGCGAAGCCGCGCAGCGCCGCAGTCGCGAGATCGACGGCCTTCTGTTCGTCGGGATCGATCACCGGCAGCAGCGCTTCGGCCAGTCGCGCCATGTTCCATTCCGCCACCGCGCCCTGATTGGCAAAGGCATAGCGGCTGCCGGTATCGATGGAGGAGAAGCGGGCTGCGGGATCATAGGCATCGACAAAGGCGCAAGGACCGTAATCGATGGTTTCGCCCGCAATCGAGACATTGTCGGTGTTCATCACCCCATGCACGAAACCGACCCGCATCCATTCCGCCACCAGAAAGGCCTGCCGCTCCAGCACGCCCTGAAGGAGCGCCAGCGCCGGAGGCGTGTCCGACCCTGCCCGGTCGGGATAATGCCGGGCGAGCGCATGTTCGGTGAGGAGATGCAGGGCATCCGTGTCCCGCCGGGCGGCAAAGAACTGGAAGGTGCCGACCCGGATATGGCTTGCCGCCACCCGCGTCAGCACCGCGCCCTGCTCCACCCGCTCGCGATAGACAGGATCGCCAGTGAGGGTCGCCGCCAGCGCCCGGGTCGTGGGAATGCCGAGCGCGTGCATGGCCTCCGACACCAGGAATTCGCGCAGCACCGGCCCGAGGGCCGCCCGCCCGTCGCCGCCGCGTGAAAAGGGCGTGCGCCCCGCCCCCTTCAGCTGCATGTCGAACCGCTGGCCGGACGGCGTGACGATCTCGCCGAGAAGGATCGCCCGGCCATCGCCAAGCTGCGGCGAGAAGCCACCGAACTGATGGCCGGCATAGGCGGTGGCAATGGTCCGCGCATCCTCCGGCGGCCGGTTGCCGGAAAAGATCTGCGCCAGCCCGGCAGCATCGATGCCGTCGAGATCCAGCCCCATTTCGGCGGCAAGCGGCGTGTTCAGCGCCACCATCAGGGGCGCGGAGGCGATGGCGGGCACCGTTGCCGCATGAAAGCGCGCAGGCAAGCGGGCATAGGAATGGTCAAAGCCGAAGCGTGCTGCCGTTGCCTGTTGCAAATTCCCGCTCCCCATACCTGCCAACCCCTGGCTCAGCATGGATATAGGCACATCAGGGCCGTGCGGAAAGGCAAAAGCGAACGGCACCCCGTCAATCTGCCGCAACGAGCCGCATGCTGCGAATGAAGCGCTCGACCTTTTCGGCAGGCATCTCGCAGGGTTTGAGAAGTTCCCGCCCGTCTTCCAGCCGGTAGAGATTGAGGCTGACATGGTCGGTGCCGCCAAGCTCGGTCGCCTCGAATTTCAGGCTCCGCCCGCCCGCAAACCCGGCCTTCCCCGCCCGATACCGCCGCCCCTCGAAGATCACCTCGAAATAGCCTTCGGGAAATTCTGCCAGAATGGAGCGGAGCGACATGGAGAGGGCCTCTGCCTGAAAACGCACCTCACCTACCCCATCGCCCGCGCCGACGCCAATGAAAGCAATGTGAGAACACCGTGACTCAGTTTGCGAGCATTGGCCCGCAAGCCCCTGTCAGGATTCGGCAATCGGCGCGGGACGAAGATCGCGCCGCGCCGCCAGCAGGGCCTGAGACACCGGCGGATCTGCCGGATCGAAGCCCGCAAACACATAGATGACCGGCTGCCCTTCATAGAAGCGCCGGAACGCGGCCACCACCGGATGGGCGGAAAGCCAGGTGCAGAGCCGCTGCCGGAATTTCCAGGACTTGGCCTTGCCGGGCAGCCGCGACAGCCAATGGGTGACCGGCCGTCCAACCTTCCAGCCCGGCACCAGACCGTGCCCTGACGGCAGCGGATTGCGCGACAGCACCGAAAGCACATGATCCAGCTCCTGCGGCGTCGAAAAGCACAGGGCAACGCCCGAAAATTCGATGCCGAGCTGGCACCAGAGGCGGCGCTGGGCGGAAAACGGATGCAGGGTCACCTGCGACCGCCGCCGCTGCCCGCCGTCCATGGGCGGCGACACCAGCACATGCGACCGGGCCCCCACCCAGAAACTCACCGGCGTCTCGGGAAACTGCCGGTGACAGGAAAGCACCGCCCGCTTCATCCCCGCTCCTCCCTCCGACAGGCTCGCGTGCCAAAGCACCATAGAGGCAAACTTGTTTCAGGGAATTCTTGTATTTCAGCAAGAGGTGAAAAGCAACGGCGCGGGCCTGCGGACCGGACAGCTGACGGATAGTGTCGATTGTGATCCGGCGCTGAACCTTGACCCCGGTCAGTCCGGCCAGCATGCTGCAGAAATTGACACTCTTGCGAGAAGTGTGGGGTCAAAGGCTGGGCTGAAAGACAACCCGCGCTCCAAATGCCGCACAAGCGCGCTTCGTTCAATCCACTTTTCCCTGACAAACTCTAAAATCATCAGTCGTCTATTTTTGCTCTGCGCATATGGTCTGCGAACAACGGAACAGTAAAATCCAAATAACCGTGGTCGGTGCTATAGATCATGCCTTTGTGAATGATGCTTGCTCTTGCTGGACCTAGCGATTGGACTTTTGTCCCCAGCTTGCTGGCGATATCGCCCATTTGATAAGGCCCCTCCCCCAATTCGGACATGGCTGCTACAAACTTAATTTCTGCTTTCGTAAGGCGGTCATAACGAACTTTGAAAAAACCTTCATCCAGGGATTCCAGCGCACGCGTATAGGCATTTTCAGCATCCTTCAACTCTATTGACGCGCCATCCTCTGTAATATTCCAGGCAATTGATGCCCATTCCTGAATGAAAAAGGGATATCCCTGCGTCAGTTCGACCATGTGATTAACCGCAGCGCCCGAGATACTTTCCCCCTCCTCGACTATGGGAGCGGTAACAGCACGAACTGCATCGGGCGAAGCCAAAGCTCCGATTTTTGGGTAATCAAATAGACGTTCTGCATATGATTTTGCATCACCGGCCAGTCGAGCAACCTGGGGCAAACCAGCCCCGACAAATACAACCGGGAGGTTTTCTTGAGACATATGATGTATTGCAACAATGATCGCTGACAGATCCTCCTCAGCAAGGTACTGGACTTCGTCAATCAGAAGCAGCCATCCCTTTCCTGCCGCTTGGGCAGCTAGCCCGAGAGTGCGGAACAGATCGGTCAAGTCGGCTTCAATATTGCCGCTGTCAGCAAGCCCAACCTCAGGCTCCACACCTAAACTCATTCCAGCGAACTCTACTTTGAATACAGATACAAAGCTTCGGACCGCTCTTAGCCCGCGAAGGGCCATGTCTTTTGCATTCTCATGGGCTGACAGAATCCGGAGTGCACGCATCATCTCAGGAACGAGGAGCTTTGCCAGTCTGGTGTTTTCTGGCGACTCGATCTTGGTGGCTATTAACCCCTCGCTCTCTCCAATCTTTTTAATTTCGTTGAGCAAAACGGTCTTTCCCGTCCCTCGAAGTCCGAGAAGCATGAGCGACCTCACACTTCGTCCCCGAACCGCGCGGCCGCACGCAATTCGTGCCTTTTCTAAAACGTCATCGCGCCCTGCCAATTCAGGGGGGCGGCTACCGGCGCCGGGCGCAAAAGGATTACGCAGTGGATCCATGTCAATCTCCGGCCCAAAGCCTGTAACTAGGGATATATAGCGATATATAGCGATATATAGGCGTATATAGCAAAATTCCTTAGTTTCCGCTATACATATTTATCTTTCTTCGAAAACGGAATTCGTGCCGCATGCGCGCGGTATCGCCGTTGCTGTTCACGAGATTGCCGGTTTCCATGCGGAACTGGCCGGACCGGAGGCGGATCCTGTGCCTTTCATCGGACCGGTTCCGCGAAAACCGCAATCCGCGTTTCGGTGGCTGACGCTTACGCGGCGCGGCGGAAGGTGTAGGTGCGGCGGTTGTCGCTGGTGACGATGCCCATGCGGTGGAGTGCGGCGAGCACCGCCTCGACGGATTTGCGCGCCTTCTGGCCCTGCCTGAACCGGGCGGCAATCAGGCTGGCGTCGAGCGGTTCTTCCGCCGCCATCAGCTGATGCAGCACCACGGGTGTCTGCTCGCGCTCGTCGCTCGGGAAGCTCGGCTTTGGTCCGGATTTTTCCACGGGCGCATCGCCGAGGTCATATTCCAGCTGCTCGGCCTTTTCGCGCTCGGAGCCGAAACGCGGGATCTGGTAATCCGGGCGCAGCCAGCGCACCAGCCCGCGCCCTTCCTCCTTCGCCCGTGCCCGGTTGAGCGCCACGAGCCGGGCCAGAACCTCCTCCTCCGGCAGATCGGCGGGCCAGCCATAGGCATCGGCAACCGCGACATCCAGCCGGTCATGCAGTTCCTTCATAATCAGCACCAGCCCGTCATCGAAAATCCGCCGCTCCCTGGGTGCCAGCCCCTCCGGCTTCACCCCCGCCCGCAGGTGTTCGAGCACATTGTAAAGCCCGGTCAGCGTCAGATGTTCATGCGCCGCCAGCACCCGCTTGCGATGGGAATCAAGCTCCTCGGCAAGACTGCCGATGCGGTCTTTTTGCGCGTCGGTGGCGGCAGGGAACGGGAAGGGATCGAAGCAGCGGGATTTTACATAGACGGGATCATTACCGACCCCCAACCAGCCGCCAGCGCGAATTGACCATGAAACATGAATGGATGACGACAAAACGCCCAAGGCAAAACCATCGCTCACGCCAATTGCCACCAGCTTATTGTCCGGCAAAATGGAAATATCCAGAAACTGGAAAACCCGGTGTTTTGCCGTTTCCACGGTTGCGATGTAGCGGGGCAGGTTGGCGAGGGCTGGCCGCAAATCCTTTCGTGGCTCGCCGAATATCCACCAGTTATCGCGATAGGAGGCCCGGTTATTCGCATCCCTTTCAGGCTTCACCGCAACCATAACGTGCTGATACACAGCCGGATATCGCGCCCTCACCTCGTCTGCCGACAGGCCGAACAGGTCGATGACCATCACCCCGCGCGGCCGATCCATCAGGTCGCGGCCATTCCGGTAGGTTCGGATATGCTGGTCCAGTCCCGCAATGTGGCCCAGCCCCAGACCTTCTGCCTCTTCGGGACTGACGATGAAACCGGCACCATGTAACTTCACGCCCGGTGAACACACGCCAGAATTGGCGGTCAGTTCAACAGCACTGGTCACATCCACCCCAACCGTCAGATCCGCATTGATCCTGCCGCGCTTCTCCGCAAACTGGATCACCGGGCTGTCGGTTTCCACGCCCGTTTCCGAGGTCACCTCGAACATGAGCCCGTCCGCCTTGCCCGCTTCAGCCACGGTCATGGCAATGCGCACGGCGGCGGCGTCGCGGGTGAGTTTGGTCCAGGGATGATCGGCAATCGCCATCACCAGCGACAGCGGCTTTTTCGCATTCAGATGCGGCTCCATCACCCGGCGCTGAAACACCTGGCTGATCGAATTGGTGGTGACGAAGCCGAAGCGCTTCAGCCGGCTTTTCGGCTTCAGCAGGATTTCCGCCGAACGGTCCCACCAGTACATGACGAAATCGGCGCTGTCGTTCAGGTGCCGGTGCGCCGTCCACAGCGCCTGCGTATAGGCCGAACCCATGCGGGCCCGCAGATCCTTGCCGCCAATGAACGGCGGATTGCCGACGATATAATCCGCCTCCGGCCATTTCGGCCGCCGGGGATTGGGATAGACCTCGCGGCCGTCCTCGACCCTGGGCACCGGATAGCCATCCCACAGCAGCACCGCATCCCGGCATTCGATATTGCGGAAAGCCTTCAGGATCGGCTCCGACGGTGCCACGCCCCGGTTGCGGAAATGCCATTGCAGATGGCCGATCCACAGCACCAGCTCGGCAATCGCCGCCGCGCGCGGATTGAGCTCCAGCCCGAGAAACTGGTGCGGATCGACCGTATGGCTGTCGAGCGACAGCGCCTCCTGCCCGCCCAGGTCGTTCAGCGCCTCCAGCACCTCGCCTTCCAGCCGCTTCATCAGCTCCAGCGACACGTAGAGGAAATTGCCGGTGCCGCAGGCGGGATCGAGCACCCTCGTCTCGCAGAGCCGGTCGTGAAAGGCCTGCACGGTGCGGATCGCCGCCTCGCCCTTGCCCTCGGATTTCTGCCGGTCGGCGGTGGACCGCGCCACATCCCACTCGGCGCGCAGCGGATCGATGACAGTGGCAATCACCAGCCGTTCCACATAGGCGCGCGGCGTGTAATGCGCGCCCAGCTTGCGCCGGTCATCGGGATCAAGCGCCTGTTCCAGAAAGGTGCCGAAGATCGCCGGTTCCACATCCTTCCAGTCGTGGGCGGCCGCCGCCGCGAGTTCGCCGATCTCTTCGCGCGCCAGCGGCAAGGCGCGGCGGTTCTTGAAGAATTCGCCGTTGAATTTCTTGACTCTCGTCTGGATCGCGGCGGCGAAACTGCCCTCGTCCATCGCCCGCCACAGGTCCTCCATCATGCCCGGAAAGATCTCCGGCTTGCCCGCGCAAAGCGCCAGCACCGCGCTGAAACTGTCCTTCGGCAATAGCTCGACATCTTCGGCAAACATCGTGAACAGCACCCGCATCAGGAACATCGCCACCTCTTCGGTGGGGTGGCCGGCCTTTTCCAGCGCCTGGCTGACCCTGGCAATCCGCGCCGCAATCTCGCGCGTCACCTTGGCCGCATGGCGGGAGGGATCGAGCGACAGCGGATCGCTCCAGATCGCCTTCAGCAGGGCGCGGGTGGCGGGCTCGCGCAGGTCTTCCAGATAGATGCGGAACGAGCGGCGATCCGGAAACTGGTCATAGGCCTTGCCGTCGCGGCGGAAATTCGCATAGACCTCGATGCAATGGCCGACATCGCAGATCAGCACGAAGGGCGGCGGCTCATGGGCGGCGGGAAGCAGCCGCACATAGTTTTCCGCCTGGGTGCGGGCATTCATCATCAGCACGTCCCAGGAACGGTTGGCCGCGACCCTGCGGCCCCGCTGCCCCGTTGCCTCGCCGCCAGGCTGCGGCGTCTCCAGCAGCTTCTTGTCGCCGGAAAGCCGGCTCTGCTTGGCTTCCAGCACGAAGCAATCGCGCTTGTAGAGATCGATCCGCTTCTGCGACACCGTGCCATCACGCCCGGTCTCGCGCACCACCCGCTCGAAGGCATAGTCATTCGTCTCATGCGACGCATTGGCCGCATCGGGATGGGCAAGCTCCAGCACATCGCAAAGCTCCAGCAGGAACATGCCATAATTGGCCCGCTCCTGCCCGCCTTCCTGCCCCTGCCACCTCGTGATGAACTGTTCGATTCGCCCCTGCATGCCGCCCGCCCCCATGTGAGACCTGTTTTAGATTGCAAGGCGGATGATGCAAGGGGGATATTGGGGGGATGAAGGAGGCATCATGGAAGGACGCAAGTTCGGGCAGGCCCGGTGCGCCTGCCGAATGCGAAGCAAATCAACAGCCTCCCCGGGGGGGGCAAAGCGCCACCCGGGGCAACGCGCCACCCGTTGATAAACATCAATGGCCTCGAAATACCGCCGTCTTCGCCCCTCCCTTCTCCGCCCGCATCATGACCGCAGCAAGGCGCATGCACACAACGACACCACCCCGGCACGCGCTCCGCTCCACACCCTCCCGCAAGGCAGGCGATAATATTCCACCGCCCATCCATGGCTTCGCAGGCGCTTCAATCCACGCCCCCCGTGAAGGAGGGGACTATCCTCGCCGTGGTCGCTGACGATCTGGTCTAGGTTTCAATCCACGCCCCCGTGAAGGAGGCGACCAGGCCCAGCGCCGCCGTCACACCGATGTCCTGGTTTCAATCCACGCCCCCGTGAAGGAGGCGACATGCCTATTCGCTGCAGCGTGACACTGCCTATCTGTTTCAATCCACGCCCCCGTGAAGGAGGCGACTCAACTGCCGGTGCCGGATGGTGCCGGTACTGGTTTCAATCCACGCCCCCGTGAAGGAGGCGACGACATCCGCGTGTTGATTTCCACGCAGAACTGAGCCGGTTAGGCGCATAATTTCCATTGAGAACTGAGCCATGTGAACCTTCCCCCCAACGCGGTGAGCGACGGGGGCAACGGAGTGATCCACATGGGACTTTTAAACATCATCCGTCGGATGGCGCTGCGCGAGAAGCAGTCGATCCGCGAGATCAGCCGACGCACTGGGCTGTCGCGTAACACGATCGCGAAGTATTTGAGCGCTGGTACGATCGAGCCGACGTTCACGGTACCGGAACGACCAAGCAAGCTCGATCCTTTTGCCGACAAACTGGCTGGCTGGCTGAAGACCG
This region includes:
- a CDS encoding YdiU family protein; translated protein: MQQATAARFGFDHSYARLPARFHAATVPAIASAPLMVALNTPLAAEMGLDLDGIDAAGLAQIFSGNRPPEDARTIATAYAGHQFGGFSPQLGDGRAILLGEIVTPSGQRFDMQLKGAGRTPFSRGGDGRAALGPVLREFLVSEAMHALGIPTTRALAATLTGDPVYRERVEQGAVLTRVAASHIRVGTFQFFAARRDTDALHLLTEHALARHYPDRAGSDTPPALALLQGVLERQAFLVAEWMRVGFVHGVMNTDNVSIAGETIDYGPCAFVDAYDPAARFSSIDTGSRYAFANQGAVAEWNMARLAEALLPVIDPDEQKAVDLATAALRGFAPLFAARLLAVMRAKLGLLSAEEGDAALARDLLKAMQAGRADYTLFFRGLTDAARDQTSLEALSVHFSDASAYAGWIRAFRERLSREAGEGEARVAVMARANPLYIPRNHLVEATLAAANEGDFEPFNTLRTVLKYPCEPQPGREDLAAGPPGGWGEYRTFCGT
- a CDS encoding ATP-binding protein yields the protein MDPLRNPFAPGAGSRPPELAGRDDVLEKARIACGRAVRGRSVRSLMLLGLRGTGKTVLLNEIKKIGESEGLIATKIESPENTRLAKLLVPEMMRALRILSAHENAKDMALRGLRAVRSFVSVFKVEFAGMSLGVEPEVGLADSGNIEADLTDLFRTLGLAAQAAGKGWLLLIDEVQYLAEEDLSAIIVAIHHMSQENLPVVFVGAGLPQVARLAGDAKSYAERLFDYPKIGALASPDAVRAVTAPIVEEGESISGAAVNHMVELTQGYPFFIQEWASIAWNITEDGASIELKDAENAYTRALESLDEGFFKVRYDRLTKAEIKFVAAMSELGEGPYQMGDIASKLGTKVQSLGPARASIIHKGMIYSTDHGYLDFTVPLFADHMRRAKIDD
- a CDS encoding DNA methyltransferase, encoding MQGRIEQFITRWQGQEGGQERANYGMFLLELCDVLELAHPDAANASHETNDYAFERVVRETGRDGTVSQKRIDLYKRDCFVLEAKQSRLSGDKKLLETPQPGGEATGQRGRRVAANRSWDVLMMNARTQAENYVRLLPAAHEPPPFVLICDVGHCIEVYANFRRDGKAYDQFPDRRSFRIYLEDLREPATRALLKAIWSDPLSLDPSRHAAKVTREIAARIARVSQALEKAGHPTEEVAMFLMRVLFTMFAEDVELLPKDSFSAVLALCAGKPEIFPGMMEDLWRAMDEGSFAAAIQTRVKKFNGEFFKNRRALPLAREEIGELAAAAAHDWKDVEPAIFGTFLEQALDPDDRRKLGAHYTPRAYVERLVIATVIDPLRAEWDVARSTADRQKSEGKGEAAIRTVQAFHDRLCETRVLDPACGTGNFLYVSLELMKRLEGEVLEALNDLGGQEALSLDSHTVDPHQFLGLELNPRAAAIAELVLWIGHLQWHFRNRGVAPSEPILKAFRNIECRDAVLLWDGYPVPRVEDGREVYPNPRRPKWPEADYIVGNPPFIGGKDLRARMGSAYTQALWTAHRHLNDSADFVMYWWDRSAEILLKPKSRLKRFGFVTTNSISQVFQRRVMEPHLNAKKPLSLVMAIADHPWTKLTRDAAAVRIAMTVAEAGKADGLMFEVTSETGVETDSPVIQFAEKRGRINADLTVGVDVTSAVELTANSGVCSPGVKLHGAGFIVSPEEAEGLGLGHIAGLDQHIRTYRNGRDLMDRPRGVMVIDLFGLSADEVRARYPAVYQHVMVAVKPERDANNRASYRDNWWIFGEPRKDLRPALANLPRYIATVETAKHRVFQFLDISILPDNKLVAIGVSDGFALGVLSSSIHVSWSIRAGGWLGVGNDPVYVKSRCFDPFPFPAATDAQKDRIGSLAEELDSHRKRVLAAHEHLTLTGLYNVLEHLRAGVKPEGLAPRERRIFDDGLVLIMKELHDRLDVAVADAYGWPADLPEEEVLARLVALNRARAKEEGRGLVRWLRPDYQIPRFGSEREKAEQLEYDLGDAPVEKSGPKPSFPSDEREQTPVVLHQLMAAEEPLDASLIAARFRQGQKARKSVEAVLAALHRMGIVTSDNRRTYTFRRAA